The Bacteroides ovatus genomic interval GTTGTTTGAGCAGAATGCTGCAAGCCAGTTGGATTTGGATAATGCGGAAGCTGCTTATGAAAGTGCTGAGGCAACGGTAGCCATGAGTGAGGCGGATTTGGCACAGGCTGAATTGGAGCTGGGCTACACCATTGTCCGTTCGCCTTTGTCGGGACACATTAGTGAAAGAAATGTGGATTTGGGTACGTTAGTGGGACCCGGGGGAAAATCATTGCTTGCTACTATTGTGAAGAGTGATACGGTGTTGGTTGATTTTAGTATGACGGCACTCGATTATCTGAAGAGTAAAGAAAGAAATATTAATTTGGGACAGCAGGATTCTACCCGTTCCTGGCAGCCCAATATTACCATAACATTGGCAGATAACACAGTCTATCCATTCAAAGGATACGTGGATTTTGCCGAACCCCAGGTGGATCCTCAAACCGGCACTTTCTCTGTACGTGCAGAAATGCCTAATCCGAAACAAGTATTGTTGCCGGGACAGTTTACAAAGGTGAAATTGTTGCTGGATGTTCGTGAAGGAGCACTCGTTGTTCCAATGAAAGCCGTTACCATCGAAAAGGGTGGAGCATATATTTATACCATGCGCAGGGATAATGCAGTAGAGAAACGTTTTATCGAATTAGGACCGGAAGTCGGGAATAATGTGGTGGTAGAAAGAGGATTGGCAGAAGGAGAAATGGTAGTTGTAGAAGGGTTCCATAAGTTGACTCCGGGTATGAAAGTACGGGTGAGCCAACCGGATGCAGAAGCCCAGGATAGTATAACTGCGACAAAAAATGAAGTGGCCGGGGCGAAAGAAAATGTTACCGGAACGAAGGATAACGCGAAAGGAGAATAAACGATGAAAGTTACTTTTTTTATAGATAGGCCGGTCTTTTCGGCTGTAATCTCCATCGTGATTGTGATTGTCGGTATTATTGGTCTGACGATGCTTCCGGTGGATCAATACCCGCAGATTACTCCTCCGGTGGTGAAGATTAGTGCTTCTTATCCGGGTGCGAGTGCACTTACTGTATCACAGGCAGTAGCTACCCCGATTGAGCAGGAAATCAATGGTACTCCGGGGATGCTTTATATGGAATCAAATAGTTCTAACTCCGGAGGTTTTTCGGCAACAGTTACTTTTGATGTATCTGCTGATCCGGATTTGGCAGCTGTTGAGATTCAGAATCGTGTGAAACTGGCAGAATCCCGTTTGCCGGCGGAAGTGATTCAGAATGGTATTTCGGTAGAAAAACAGGCTCCCAGTCAGTTGATGACGCTTTGTTTGACTTCTACCGACCCAAAGTTCGATGAGATTTACTTGAGTAACTTTGCTACCATCAATGTGCTCGATGTGATTCGCCGTATTCCCGGAGTGGGACGTGTATCCAATATCGGTAGCCGTTATTATGCCATGCAGATATGGGCGCAGCCGGATAAGCTGGCAAACTTCGGACTGACCGTACAGGATTTGCAGAATGCATTGAAAGATCAGAATCGTGAATCAGCAGCGGGTGTGCTGGGACAACAGCCTGTACAAGGATTGGATATCACGATTCCTATCACGACACAGGGACGTCTTTCCACTGTAGGACAATTTGAAGATATCGTAGTACGTGCCAATGCGAATGGTTCTATCATTCGATTGAAAGATGTGGCACGTGTATCGCTGGAAGCTTCTTCGTATAATACAGAGAGTGGTATCAACGGTGAAAATGCTGCCGTGCTTGGTATTTATATGTTACCGGGTGCTAATGCGATGGAAGTGGCCGA includes:
- a CDS encoding efflux RND transporter periplasmic adaptor subunit, translated to MRLFFSKHELKLRRKRTIAAIICVVLVLGVYWILTRPQKAAPEMPTVIVEPVVKDDVEIYGEYVGRIRAQQFVEVRARVEGYLENMLFAEGTYVNKNQVLFVINQDQYRAKADKARAQLKKDEAQALKAERDLKRIRPLFEQNAASQLDLDNAEAAYESAEATVAMSEADLAQAELELGYTIVRSPLSGHISERNVDLGTLVGPGGKSLLATIVKSDTVLVDFSMTALDYLKSKERNINLGQQDSTRSWQPNITITLADNTVYPFKGYVDFAEPQVDPQTGTFSVRAEMPNPKQVLLPGQFTKVKLLLDVREGALVVPMKAVTIEKGGAYIYTMRRDNAVEKRFIELGPEVGNNVVVERGLAEGEMVVVEGFHKLTPGMKVRVSQPDAEAQDSITATKNEVAGAKENVTGTKDNAKGE